GCCATTCCTTCCATGCCCATATCTTCGGAGAGATGTAATAATAGACGGGGATATTGGTGTTTCGCTTCAGAAACTTGGCAATATTGAGATTGAAACCGGGGTAATCGACAAGTATCACCACATCGGGTTGCCAAGCCACAATATCCTTCTTGCAGAACGACATATTGCGGAATATCGTGCGAAGATGCAGCAAAACGGGCACAAAACCCATGTAGGCAAGCTCCCGATAGTGCTTTACGCGGGTGCCTCCAACAGCAGACATCAGGTCGCCACCAAAGAAACGGAACGATGCCTCGCTGTCATTTTTCTTCAGCGAAGCCATTAAATGAGAGGCATGAAGGTCGCCACTGGCCTCGCCGACAATCAGATAATACTTCATAAACTGCGGCGTTCGGTTACAGATTCCACGATTTCACAGTGTCTATAAACTGATAATCGGTGACATCAATGCGCGTCGGCGTAATGGCCACATAACCGTGATTGAGCGCCCACTGGTCGGTATCTTCGGCTTCAGGCTCATCATTTCGGCATTCACCGGCCATCCAATAGTAGTCATATCCATGCGGATGATGTCCCTTTACAACCTCGTTTATCCAGCTTCCAAAGGTCATCCGGCACACTTTCACACCCTTGAAAGGAGGCTGTTTGGGGAAGTTCACGTTGAGACAGACACCCTTTGGCAGGCCTTCTGCAAGAACTTTGTCGACAATCCGGCACACATCATCACGAAGATAGCGTAAATCGGCCTGTTCATCACGGTTACATGAGGAGAAAGCCACTGACGAAATATTTTTCATGCAGCCCTCTCTGACCACGCCCATCGTGCCCGAATAGTGAGTGTTGACCGTAGAATTATCACCATGATTGATGCCACCGAGCACAAGATCAGGCCGTCGGTCGCCACAAAGTTGACTCAAGGCAAGCTT
The nucleotide sequence above comes from Segatella oris. Encoded proteins:
- the surE gene encoding 5'/3'-nucleotidase SurE, with protein sequence MMNIKRPFILISNDDGYHANGIKTLVSFLKDRADLLVCAPEAARSGFSCAFSATIPLRLKRRHNMGDVEVWSCNGTPVDCVKLALSQLCGDRRPDLVLGGINHGDNSTVNTHYSGTMGVVREGCMKNISSVAFSSCNRDEQADLRYLRDDVCRIVDKVLAEGLPKGVCLNVNFPKQPPFKGVKVCRMTFGSWINEVVKGHHPHGYDYYWMAGECRNDEPEAEDTDQWALNHGYVAITPTRIDVTDYQFIDTVKSWNL